The Bacteroidota bacterium genome contains the following window.
AACTCCACTTCTTCGTTTTCAGCTGCAGCTTGCTGGGCATATTTGCGTGCATCTGTGGCTGTACAAAGCTGCATGGCAATTGCTGAACTTGCTGAGAGGACAAGCGCAATTGTGCGGTGGTCTGGCTGCGTAATCTCACCTGGTTTTTGGTACGATTCAATCAGGGTTGTTACTAACTCTGGGAAATTCCAGTATTGTCCGGCCAATGCGCCAATGGAAGAATGATCGATGCCCAGCATGCTCGTTTCATCAGCAGCAGAGGGGATGTACAGTTCGTTGTTTTCGCGAAACAGCTGCTCGTAGGCATCGGGCAGGTTGTACATCAGTACAAAACGACCAATGTTGTGTAACAGGCCGGCAGTGAACGCTGATGCTTTGTCGGGCAGCCTCAAGTGCTGACTAATCAGATTGGTGTAATATCCAGCGCCAACGCTTACCCGCATGATGCGATCGATCATTTCGGTCTGCGTGCGCGAGTTAAAGTTTTTCTTGAGCCCGATGTAGCCGGAGGCCAGCACGATGTTACA
Protein-coding sequences here:
- a CDS encoding HDOD domain-containing protein, which codes for ILKAFMEIDQQPRLFFDFDLQFPPLSRTVAEISDLLNASGMPDTDRLINIVHMDPLVVASVLKRINSAFYGMRQHFQDIRKAILMIGFIEVCNIVLASGYIGLKKNFNSRTQTEMIDRIMRVSVGAGYYTNLISQHLRLPDKASAFTAGLLHNIGRFVLMYNLPDAYEQLFRENNELYIPSAADETSMLGIDHSSIGALAGQYWNFPELVTTLIESYQKPGEITQPDHRTIALVLSASSAIAMQLCTATDARKYAQQAAAENEEVEFAPIEVAMPASFMHLAEGDQEKLEALDQLVNSNVEEALSYIEMMMTV